One stretch of Comamonas testosteroni DNA includes these proteins:
- a CDS encoding efflux transporter outer membrane subunit, producing the protein MALSANRTPPYNTTSTRLLAAATLLAALAACSPTVPILQPQAQAKLPDKWPQEWTKKQENAAAANTASIGWQDFYLDQNLQELIRAALAHNQDQRLALLRVQEAQAAYDIQSAARLPTIGLGSSHGRARVPADLNASGRSVVAGDQQVFVGLNSWELDLWGRVKSLSDAALGNYLALDATQHAVQSSLVKQVALNYLALRSLDERLTLTQRTIASREESLRIFKRRTEVGSTSRYALTQVQTLVHQAKAIGTQLAQQRALQANALLQLTGMDADRLPQSSSTAVILKPIPEGLPSDLLTQRPDIIAAEYGLQAAKANVSAARAAFLPRIALTGSWGTASAELDGLFRSGSRAWQFAPTISLPIFDGGQRQANLNLQAVRQNMAVVQYEKTIETAMREVLDALSSRTMLEQQLVVLTDQRAALKERARLARLRYDQGASPYLDVLDAERDLLSAEQQLVQGREALLSTQVALYAALGGGYFAQGQSSAPTSAALQP; encoded by the coding sequence ATGGCCCTTTCAGCAAATCGCACACCACCCTACAACACCACATCGACGCGCCTGCTGGCAGCAGCCACATTGCTGGCAGCGCTGGCAGCCTGCAGCCCGACGGTGCCGATTCTGCAGCCACAGGCCCAGGCCAAGCTCCCGGACAAGTGGCCTCAGGAGTGGACAAAAAAGCAAGAGAACGCTGCGGCAGCAAATACGGCATCGATTGGCTGGCAAGACTTCTACCTTGACCAAAACCTGCAGGAGCTGATTCGCGCAGCTCTTGCCCACAATCAGGACCAGCGCCTCGCCTTGCTGCGTGTGCAGGAAGCCCAGGCCGCCTATGACATACAGAGTGCTGCTCGACTGCCGACGATCGGCCTTGGCAGCAGTCATGGCAGAGCACGTGTTCCCGCCGACCTCAACGCCAGTGGCCGCTCCGTCGTCGCCGGCGATCAGCAAGTCTTTGTCGGCCTCAACAGCTGGGAGCTCGATCTCTGGGGCCGTGTCAAAAGCCTCAGCGATGCCGCTTTAGGCAATTATCTGGCGCTGGATGCCACGCAGCATGCGGTTCAATCCAGTCTCGTCAAGCAGGTAGCGCTGAATTATCTGGCCCTGCGCAGTCTGGATGAACGCCTGACCCTGACCCAGCGCACGATTGCCAGCCGCGAGGAATCGCTGCGCATCTTCAAGCGCCGCACCGAGGTGGGGTCCACTTCACGCTATGCGCTCACGCAGGTACAGACTCTGGTTCACCAGGCCAAGGCCATAGGCACCCAGCTGGCACAGCAGCGCGCGCTGCAGGCCAATGCATTGCTGCAGCTCACGGGAATGGATGCAGACCGCTTGCCGCAAAGCAGCTCCACCGCCGTGATCCTGAAACCCATTCCCGAAGGTCTGCCGTCCGATCTGCTGACACAGCGCCCCGACATCATTGCCGCCGAGTACGGCCTGCAGGCCGCCAAGGCCAATGTATCGGCCGCGCGCGCTGCGTTTTTGCCTCGCATCGCCCTGACCGGCAGCTGGGGCACAGCCAGCGCGGAGCTCGACGGCCTGTTCAGAAGCGGCAGCCGTGCCTGGCAGTTTGCTCCCACGATTTCGCTACCGATCTTTGACGGCGGCCAGCGCCAGGCCAACCTGAATCTGCAGGCCGTGCGACAGAACATGGCGGTCGTCCAGTACGAAAAAACCATAGAGACCGCAATGCGCGAAGTGCTGGATGCACTGTCCAGCCGCACCATGCTCGAGCAGCAGCTCGTGGTGCTGACCGATCAGCGCGCTGCACTCAAGGAGCGTGCCCGACTGGCGCGGCTGCGCTATGACCAGGGAGCCTCGCCCTATCTCGATGTGCTGGATGCCGAACGCGACCTGCTGAGCGCCGAGCAGCAACTGGTTCAGGGCCGTGAAGCCTTGCTGTCCACCCAGGTCGCTCTCTATGCCGCTTTGGGTGGAGGCTACTTTGCTCAAGGCCAGAGCAGCGCCCCCACCTCTGCGGCCCTCCAACCTTGA
- the def gene encoding peptide deformylase has product MTVRTILKMGDPRLLRLAKPVTEFDTDALHLLLKDLLDTMHAANGAGLAAPQIGEDLQMVVFGSGEPNPRYPDAPIVPRTVLINPVVTPIGEEEQLDWEGCLSVPGLRAMVPRWNKVRYTGFDIYGDPIDRTVEGFHARVVQHECDHLWGKLYPMRVRDFSRFGYTDVLFPGIAQAEED; this is encoded by the coding sequence ATGACTGTACGTACCATTTTGAAGATGGGTGATCCCCGTCTGCTGAGGCTTGCCAAGCCGGTGACTGAATTTGATACGGATGCGCTGCATCTGCTCCTTAAGGATTTGCTGGACACCATGCATGCTGCCAACGGTGCCGGCCTGGCGGCGCCGCAGATCGGTGAGGATTTGCAGATGGTGGTGTTTGGCTCGGGTGAGCCCAACCCGCGTTATCCGGATGCCCCCATAGTGCCCCGCACCGTGCTGATCAATCCAGTCGTCACACCCATCGGTGAAGAGGAGCAGCTGGATTGGGAAGGCTGTCTGTCTGTTCCCGGTCTGCGAGCCATGGTGCCACGCTGGAACAAGGTGCGCTACACCGGCTTTGATATCTACGGCGACCCGATTGACCGCACGGTCGAGGGCTTTCACGCGCGCGTGGTTCAGCATGAGTGCGACCACCTCTGGGGCAAGCTCTATCCGATGAGGGTGCGCGATTTCAGTCGTTTCGGCTATACCGATGTGCTGTTTCCCGGCATCGCCCAGGCCGAGGAAGACTGA
- the rho gene encoding transcription termination factor Rho yields the protein MHLNELKALHVSEVLKQAEALEIENVGRMRKQELMFAIIKKRAKAGEQVFADGVLEILPDGFGFLRSPDTSYTASTDDIYISPSQVRRFNLHTGDMIEGEVRIPKDGERYFALTKLDKVNGGPPEQNKHKVLFENLTPLFPKEQMRLERDIKGEENITGRIIDIIAPIGRGQRALIVAPPKSGKTMMMQSIAHAITANHPDVHLMVLLVDERPEEVTEMQRSVKGEIIASTFDEPATRHVHVAEMVIERAKRLVELGKDVVILLDSITRLARAYNNVVPSSGKVLSGGVDSNALQRPKRFFGAARNVEEGGSLTIIATALVDTGSRMDEVIFEEFKGTGNSELHLNRRLYEKRVFPAIELTKSGTRREELLLAPEILQKTRILRQFMYNMDEIESMELMIKNMKATKNNVEFFDMMRRGG from the coding sequence ATGCACCTTAATGAACTCAAGGCACTGCACGTGTCTGAAGTCTTGAAGCAGGCCGAAGCGCTTGAGATCGAAAACGTCGGTCGCATGCGCAAGCAGGAACTGATGTTCGCCATCATCAAAAAGCGCGCCAAGGCCGGTGAACAGGTCTTCGCCGACGGCGTGCTGGAAATCCTGCCCGATGGCTTCGGCTTCCTGCGTAGCCCCGATACCAGCTACACCGCCAGCACCGACGACATCTATATCTCGCCCAGCCAGGTGCGCCGCTTCAACCTGCACACCGGCGACATGATCGAAGGCGAAGTGCGCATCCCCAAGGACGGCGAGCGCTACTTTGCCCTGACCAAGCTCGACAAGGTCAACGGCGGCCCACCCGAGCAAAACAAGCACAAGGTGCTGTTTGAGAATCTGACCCCTCTGTTCCCCAAGGAGCAGATGCGCCTTGAGCGCGACATCAAGGGCGAAGAAAACATCACCGGCCGCATCATCGACATCATCGCCCCCATTGGCCGCGGCCAGCGCGCGCTGATCGTGGCACCGCCCAAGAGCGGCAAGACCATGATGATGCAAAGCATTGCGCACGCCATCACCGCCAACCATCCCGATGTGCATCTGATGGTGCTGCTGGTGGACGAGCGCCCTGAAGAAGTGACGGAAATGCAGCGCTCGGTCAAGGGCGAAATCATTGCCTCCACCTTTGACGAGCCGGCTACCCGTCACGTGCACGTGGCCGAAATGGTGATCGAGCGCGCCAAGCGACTGGTGGAACTGGGCAAGGATGTGGTCATCCTGCTGGACTCCATCACCCGCCTGGCCCGCGCCTACAACAACGTCGTGCCCTCGTCAGGCAAGGTGCTGTCGGGCGGTGTGGACTCCAACGCACTGCAGCGCCCCAAGCGCTTCTTCGGCGCGGCCCGCAATGTGGAAGAAGGCGGCTCGCTGACCATCATCGCTACGGCACTGGTCGACACCGGCAGCCGCATGGACGAAGTGATCTTTGAAGAATTCAAGGGAACCGGCAACAGCGAACTGCACCTGAACCGTCGCCTCTACGAAAAGCGCGTGTTCCCAGCCATCGAACTCACCAAGAGCGGTACACGCCGCGAAGAGCTGCTGCTGGCTCCCGAGATTCTGCAAAAGACTCGTATCCTGCGCCAGTTCATGTACAACATGGACGAGATCGAGTCCATGGAACTCATGATCAAGAACATGAAGGCCACCAAGAACAACGTGGAGTTCTTCGACATGATGCGTCGCGGCGGCTAA
- a CDS encoding HlyD family secretion protein, producing the protein MSMNKKLTIAALIVAATALGAYGWQQWRSAQASEGLISGNGRIEATEIDVATKYAGRIAEVLVQEGEFVKAGQPLARMQIESLQAQQREAIAGRERASHAVTSARAEIALRESQYAATMATVAQREAELDAALRRVKRSETLAREGASSEQELDDDRARVRGAQAALKAAEAQATAAKAAIDAAKAQTIGAESAVTAAAATVQRIDADVKDSELTAPRDGRVQYRLAQPGEVIGAGGKVLNMVDVSDVYISFFLPETVAGRVALGTEVRIVLDAAPQYVIPAQVSFVASTAQFTPKTVETASERQKLMFRVKARIAPDLLQKHLTQVKTGLPGVAWIKLDKEREWPTKLELRTGDASAS; encoded by the coding sequence ATGTCCATGAACAAGAAATTGACCATCGCCGCGCTCATCGTTGCCGCAACCGCCCTGGGCGCTTATGGCTGGCAGCAATGGCGCAGCGCACAGGCATCCGAAGGCCTGATCAGCGGCAACGGCCGCATCGAGGCCACCGAAATCGACGTCGCCACCAAATATGCGGGCCGCATCGCTGAAGTCCTGGTGCAGGAAGGCGAGTTCGTGAAAGCCGGTCAGCCACTGGCGCGCATGCAGATCGAAAGCCTGCAGGCCCAGCAGCGCGAAGCCATTGCGGGCCGCGAACGCGCCTCTCATGCGGTGACCTCGGCACGCGCCGAAATCGCGCTGCGCGAAAGCCAGTACGCGGCCACCATGGCCACTGTGGCCCAGCGCGAAGCCGAACTGGATGCAGCGCTGCGCCGCGTCAAGCGCTCCGAGACACTGGCACGCGAAGGTGCTTCATCGGAGCAGGAACTGGACGACGACCGGGCCCGGGTCCGCGGCGCCCAGGCCGCACTGAAGGCTGCCGAGGCACAGGCCACGGCAGCCAAGGCGGCCATCGACGCGGCCAAGGCCCAGACCATAGGTGCGGAATCGGCGGTGACGGCCGCTGCCGCCACCGTCCAGCGCATCGATGCCGATGTGAAGGACAGCGAACTCACCGCCCCGCGCGATGGCCGCGTGCAATACCGGCTGGCCCAGCCCGGCGAGGTGATCGGCGCCGGCGGCAAGGTGCTGAACATGGTGGATGTCTCGGACGTATACATCAGCTTCTTCCTGCCCGAGACCGTGGCTGGCCGAGTGGCCCTTGGCACCGAGGTGCGCATCGTGCTGGATGCGGCCCCGCAATATGTGATCCCGGCTCAGGTGTCCTTTGTCGCCAGCACCGCCCAGTTCACGCCCAAGACCGTGGAGACGGCCAGCGAAAGACAGAAGCTGATGTTCCGCGTCAAGGCACGTATTGCACCGGACCTGCTGCAAAAGCACCTGACTCAAGTCAAGACAGGCCTGCCCGGCGTGGCCTGGATCAAGCTCGATAAAGAGCGCGAATGGCCGACCAAGCTGGAGCTGCGCACCGGCGACGCGTCGGCCTCGTGA
- the trxA gene encoding thioredoxin TrxA, translating to MASELIKHITDASFESDVLQPGTTVLVDYWAEWCGPCKMIAPILDDVAEGYKGKVQIAKMNVDENREIPAKFGIRGIPTLMLFKDGQLAATKVGALNKTQLSAFLDQHI from the coding sequence ATGGCCAGCGAATTGATCAAGCACATCACGGATGCAAGCTTTGAGTCTGACGTACTGCAACCCGGCACGACCGTGCTGGTGGATTACTGGGCTGAATGGTGCGGCCCTTGCAAGATGATCGCCCCCATCTTGGACGATGTGGCCGAAGGCTACAAAGGCAAGGTGCAGATCGCCAAGATGAATGTGGACGAAAACCGTGAAATCCCTGCCAAGTTCGGCATTCGCGGCATTCCCACGCTGATGTTGTTCAAGGACGGCCAGCTGGCCGCCACCAAGGTTGGCGCGCTGAACAAGACGCAACTGTCCGCCTTCCTCGACCAGCACATCTGA
- a CDS encoding nucleobase:cation symporter-2 family protein — MNDQTGASRDAAVKRPEDENLGVTANLMYGLQHVLTMYGGIVAVPLIVAEAAGMSAADAGLLVTACLFMGGVATLLQTLGIPFFGCRLPLVQGVSFAGVATMVSILHTGGGMAGVLGAVMYSSILGLIIAPVFSRITKFFPPLVNGCVITVIGMSLMPVAAHWAMGGNAKSADYGSMGNIGLAGLSLFMVLLFSKLGNAMLSRLSILVAIVVGTITAVFIGKADFSQVFNGPIFAVPTPLHFGWPTFDMAATISMFIVILVILVETSADVLAVGEIVDSPVDGRRLGDGLRADMLSSIVAPIFGGFTQSAFAQNVGLVAVTGIKSRFVVAFSGLILIVFGVLPVMGRIVACVPPSVLGGAGLVLFGTVAASGIRTLAKVEYNNNMNLIIVATSVSAGLLPVVAPKFYDQFPEWFATIFHSGISATALVAVTLNLLYNHFKQGNSDQPSVFEAGYGRALSQHVLEALADGDRVEGGKVYDKEGKEVPIIPVKPAHGH; from the coding sequence ATGAACGATCAGACCGGAGCATCCAGAGATGCGGCCGTCAAGCGCCCCGAAGATGAGAATCTTGGCGTCACCGCCAACCTCATGTATGGCTTGCAACATGTGTTGACCATGTACGGCGGCATCGTGGCGGTGCCTCTGATTGTGGCTGAAGCGGCTGGCATGTCTGCTGCCGATGCCGGTCTGCTGGTGACTGCCTGCCTCTTCATGGGCGGTGTGGCAACCCTGCTGCAGACGCTGGGCATTCCTTTCTTCGGCTGCCGTCTGCCTCTGGTTCAGGGCGTTTCGTTCGCAGGCGTGGCCACCATGGTCAGCATTCTGCACACAGGTGGCGGCATGGCTGGCGTGCTGGGTGCCGTCATGTACTCCTCGATCCTGGGCCTGATCATTGCCCCGGTGTTCTCGCGCATCACCAAATTCTTCCCGCCGCTGGTCAATGGCTGCGTAATCACCGTGATTGGCATGTCGCTGATGCCGGTAGCCGCGCATTGGGCCATGGGTGGCAATGCCAAGTCTGCCGATTACGGCAGCATGGGCAATATCGGTCTGGCCGGTCTGTCGCTGTTCATGGTGCTGCTGTTCAGCAAGCTGGGCAATGCCATGTTGTCGCGCCTGTCGATTCTGGTGGCGATCGTGGTGGGCACCATCACGGCCGTGTTCATCGGCAAGGCCGATTTCTCGCAGGTGTTCAACGGCCCCATCTTTGCGGTGCCCACACCTTTGCATTTCGGCTGGCCCACTTTCGACATGGCAGCCACCATTTCCATGTTCATCGTGATTCTGGTGATCCTGGTGGAAACCTCGGCCGACGTGCTGGCCGTGGGCGAAATCGTGGACAGCCCCGTGGACGGTCGCCGTCTGGGTGATGGTCTGCGCGCCGACATGCTCTCCAGCATCGTGGCACCCATCTTTGGCGGCTTCACGCAAAGCGCTTTTGCACAGAATGTGGGTCTGGTGGCCGTGACCGGTATCAAGAGCCGCTTCGTGGTGGCTTTTTCCGGTCTGATCCTGATCGTGTTTGGCGTGCTGCCGGTGATGGGCCGCATCGTGGCCTGCGTGCCTCCTTCCGTGCTGGGCGGCGCCGGCCTGGTGCTGTTCGGTACCGTGGCTGCCAGCGGCATCCGTACCCTGGCCAAGGTGGAATACAACAACAACATGAATCTGATCATTGTTGCCACCTCGGTGAGCGCGGGCCTGCTGCCGGTGGTAGCTCCCAAGTTCTACGACCAGTTCCCCGAATGGTTTGCCACGATCTTCCACTCGGGCATCAGCGCAACGGCCCTGGTTGCCGTGACCCTGAACCTGCTCTACAACCACTTCAAGCAAGGCAATTCCGATCAGCCTTCCGTCTTTGAAGCCGGTTATGGCCGCGCCCTGAGCCAGCATGTGCTGGAAGCCCTGGCCGATGGCGACCGCGTCGAAGGTGGCAAGGTCTACGACAAGGAAGGCAAGGAAGTGCCCATCATTCCGGTCAAGCCTGCACATGGCCATTGA
- a CDS encoding TIGR03862 family flavoprotein, whose amino-acid sequence MSVSEPLMADSEWVCDVAVIGAGPAGLMAAEQLAKAGLSVRVFEAKASAARKFLMAGKGGLNLTHSEGFSSFVTRYGGRSADLTPWLEKWGASELQAWVKELGFDTFVGTSGRVFPADMKAAPLLRAWLVRMKSQGVQFHMRHRWIGWAEDGKPALQTETARVKIGCKALVLATGGGSWARLGSDGAWVSLLQDKGVGIASLQAANCGFDVGWPQGREAGWSGVFAQRFAGQPFKSVVLKFVDEQGASFERQGEFVATQTGVEGSLIYAVSSLLRDCIARQGTARFELDLLPQWSAERVQQEVMRPRGSRSLSSHLKGRLGLDGIKAGLLYEVLGKDGMADMKRLASTIKAVPLMVIAPRPIDEAISTAGGVRLEALDARGMCAALPGVFCAGEMLDWEAPTGGYLLTACMSSGVRVAEGVQSFLQGS is encoded by the coding sequence ATGAGTGTCTCGGAGCCCTTGATGGCCGATTCCGAATGGGTCTGTGATGTGGCTGTGATCGGTGCCGGGCCTGCAGGCTTGATGGCGGCCGAGCAATTGGCGAAGGCCGGCTTGTCGGTCAGAGTGTTCGAGGCGAAAGCCTCGGCGGCTCGCAAATTCCTCATGGCCGGCAAGGGCGGTCTCAACCTTACGCACTCCGAGGGGTTTTCGAGCTTTGTGACTCGCTATGGCGGCCGCTCTGCAGATTTGACTCCCTGGCTCGAAAAGTGGGGTGCGAGCGAGCTTCAGGCCTGGGTCAAAGAGCTGGGTTTTGATACCTTTGTGGGGACATCCGGAAGAGTGTTCCCCGCGGATATGAAGGCTGCGCCGCTGCTGCGTGCCTGGCTGGTGCGTATGAAGTCGCAGGGCGTGCAGTTTCATATGCGTCACCGCTGGATCGGCTGGGCAGAGGATGGCAAGCCGGCTCTCCAGACAGAAACTGCCAGGGTCAAGATTGGCTGCAAGGCTTTGGTGCTGGCGACGGGCGGAGGCAGCTGGGCGCGTCTGGGCTCGGACGGTGCTTGGGTTTCGTTGCTGCAGGACAAGGGGGTGGGCATTGCTTCGTTGCAGGCGGCCAACTGCGGCTTCGATGTGGGCTGGCCGCAAGGGCGTGAAGCCGGCTGGAGCGGGGTCTTTGCACAGCGCTTTGCCGGGCAGCCATTCAAGTCGGTCGTCTTGAAGTTTGTGGACGAGCAAGGTGCCAGCTTTGAGCGTCAAGGTGAATTTGTTGCGACGCAGACCGGGGTGGAGGGGAGCTTGATCTATGCTGTCTCTTCCTTGTTGCGGGATTGCATTGCCCGTCAGGGCACTGCGCGCTTCGAGCTGGATCTGTTGCCGCAGTGGAGTGCTGAGCGTGTGCAGCAGGAGGTGATGCGGCCGCGCGGCTCGCGCAGCCTCAGCAGTCATCTCAAGGGGCGCCTGGGTCTTGACGGCATCAAGGCGGGCTTGCTGTATGAGGTGCTCGGCAAGGATGGCATGGCGGACATGAAGCGCCTGGCGTCCACGATCAAGGCCGTGCCTTTGATGGTGATCGCACCGCGCCCGATCGATGAGGCCATCAGCACTGCAGGCGGAGTTCGTCTGGAGGCGCTGGATGCGAGGGGAATGTGTGCCGCTCTGCCAGGTGTCTTCTGTGCGGGAGAAATGCTGGACTGGGAGGCGCCCACGGGCGGTTATCTGCTCACGGCCTGTATGTCCTCTGGCGTTCGTGTGGCCGAGGGGGTGCAGAGCTTTCTGCAGGGCAGCTGA
- the rbbA gene encoding ribosome-associated ATPase/putative transporter RbbA, giving the protein MTQHVATLRDVTLAYGKTQALRGLSLEIPAGIMVGLIGPDGVGKSSLLSLIAGARALQGGEIQVLGGDMRSKKHRDAVCPRIAYMPQGLGKNLYPTLSVEENLQFFGRLFGHDAAERRARIDDLTQSTGLQKFLSRPAGKLSGGMKQKLALCCALIHDPDLLILDEPTTGVDPLARAQFWDLINRIRGQRPQMSVIVATAYMDEAQRFDWLAAMDDGLILATGTPAELLARTGMPALEAAFIALLPEEKKRGHAAVVIPPLQTSDDDIAIEARDLTMRFGDFVAVDHVNFRIRRGEIFGFLGSNGCGKSTTMKMLTGLLPASEGDAWLFGKKIDPHDVATRRRVGYMSQAFSLYGELTVLQNLVLHAELFHVDPAEIPARVEEMLTRFGLTEVRETLPGNIPLGMRQRLSLAVAMVHKPELLILDEPTSGVDPVARDQFWRLLIELSRRDRVTIFISTHFMNEAERCDRMSMMHAGKVLDSDRPAALTAKRGAATLEEAFIGYLVEASGEAAPVLDIKKEAATADSALSSASKISTINTDKAQQAPVSEAHKGPGFSLQRLWSYLWRESLELQRDPVRATLALVGSLVLMVVIGFGISMDVEDLHFAVLDRDQSTISQNYVNNLAGSRYFIEMPPIQDYADLDRRMKSGELALAIEIPPGFGRDVLRGSKVAVGAWFDGAMPQRGETVKGYVQAMHQLWLVQQARERLGIQLASQVSLETRFRYNPDVKSLPAMVPAVIPLLLMMLPAMLTALAVVREKELGSIVNLYVTPVTRIEFLLGKQLPYVVLAMLNFFLMCAMAVFVFGVPMTGSFPLLVMAALLFSVIATGMGLLASAVTSSQIAAMFFAMLGTLIPATQFSGLTDPVSSLEGAGRWIGEIYPATYMFAISRGVFNKALGLHDLAPTLLPLLIAVPVIMGVAIWALPKQEK; this is encoded by the coding sequence ATGACCCAGCATGTAGCCACCTTGCGCGATGTGACGCTCGCCTACGGCAAGACGCAGGCGCTGCGCGGACTGAGCCTGGAGATTCCTGCAGGCATCATGGTCGGCCTGATCGGCCCTGACGGCGTGGGCAAGTCAAGCCTGCTGTCTTTGATTGCCGGAGCGCGCGCGCTGCAGGGCGGCGAGATACAGGTGCTGGGCGGCGACATGCGCAGCAAAAAGCACCGCGATGCCGTCTGCCCCCGCATTGCCTACATGCCTCAGGGACTGGGCAAGAACCTCTACCCCACGCTGTCGGTCGAAGAGAATCTGCAGTTCTTCGGGCGCCTTTTCGGTCATGACGCGGCCGAGCGCCGGGCGCGCATTGACGATCTGACCCAGAGCACCGGACTGCAGAAATTCCTCTCCCGCCCTGCCGGCAAGCTCTCGGGCGGCATGAAGCAGAAGCTGGCGCTGTGCTGTGCCCTCATCCACGACCCCGACCTGCTGATTCTCGACGAGCCCACGACCGGCGTGGATCCGCTGGCGCGCGCGCAGTTCTGGGATCTGATCAACCGCATCCGCGGCCAGCGCCCGCAGATGAGCGTGATCGTGGCCACGGCCTATATGGACGAGGCCCAGCGCTTCGACTGGCTGGCGGCCATGGATGATGGACTGATTCTGGCCACCGGCACCCCCGCCGAGCTGCTGGCGCGCACCGGCATGCCGGCGCTGGAAGCCGCCTTCATCGCCCTGCTGCCCGAGGAAAAAAAGCGCGGCCATGCCGCCGTGGTGATCCCGCCGCTGCAGACCAGCGATGACGACATCGCCATCGAGGCGCGCGATCTCACCATGCGCTTTGGCGATTTCGTGGCCGTGGACCATGTGAATTTCCGCATTCGTCGCGGCGAGATCTTCGGTTTTCTGGGCTCCAACGGCTGCGGCAAATCGACCACCATGAAGATGCTGACCGGGCTGCTGCCCGCCAGCGAGGGCGATGCCTGGCTGTTTGGCAAGAAGATCGATCCGCATGACGTGGCCACACGCCGGCGCGTGGGCTATATGTCCCAGGCCTTCTCGCTCTACGGCGAGCTGACCGTGCTGCAGAACCTGGTGTTGCACGCCGAACTCTTCCATGTGGATCCGGCCGAGATCCCTGCGCGGGTCGAGGAAATGCTCACCCGCTTCGGGCTCACAGAGGTGCGCGAGACGCTGCCCGGCAACATCCCGCTGGGCATGCGCCAGCGCCTGTCTCTGGCCGTGGCCATGGTGCACAAGCCGGAGCTGCTGATTCTCGACGAGCCCACCTCGGGCGTGGACCCCGTGGCGCGCGACCAGTTCTGGCGCTTGCTGATCGAGCTCTCGCGCCGCGACCGGGTGACGATCTTCATCTCCACGCACTTCATGAACGAGGCCGAGCGCTGCGACCGCATGTCCATGATGCATGCGGGCAAGGTGCTGGACAGCGACCGGCCCGCAGCCCTGACCGCCAAGCGCGGCGCGGCCACACTGGAGGAGGCCTTCATCGGCTATCTGGTGGAGGCCTCGGGCGAGGCAGCGCCCGTGCTTGATATCAAAAAGGAAGCTGCTACCGCTGACTCGGCCTTATCCTCCGCATCAAAAATATCTACTATCAATACAGATAAAGCGCAGCAAGCTCCTGTTTCAGAAGCACACAAAGGCCCTGGCTTCAGCCTGCAGCGCCTGTGGAGCTATCTGTGGCGCGAGTCGCTGGAGCTGCAACGCGATCCCGTGCGGGCCACGCTGGCCCTGGTGGGCTCGCTGGTCCTGATGGTGGTGATCGGTTTCGGCATCAGCATGGACGTCGAAGACCTGCACTTCGCAGTGCTCGACCGCGATCAGAGCACCATCAGCCAGAACTATGTGAACAATCTCGCAGGCTCGCGCTATTTCATTGAAATGCCTCCCATCCAGGACTACGCGGACCTGGACCGGCGCATGAAGAGCGGCGAGCTGGCGCTGGCCATCGAGATACCGCCCGGCTTCGGCCGTGATGTGCTGCGCGGCTCGAAGGTAGCCGTGGGCGCCTGGTTCGACGGCGCCATGCCCCAGCGCGGCGAGACCGTCAAAGGCTATGTCCAGGCCATGCATCAGCTGTGGCTGGTACAGCAGGCGCGCGAGCGACTGGGCATACAGCTAGCCAGCCAGGTCAGCCTGGAAACCCGCTTTCGCTACAACCCCGATGTGAAAAGCCTGCCCGCCATGGTGCCGGCCGTGATTCCGCTGCTGCTGATGATGCTGCCCGCCATGCTCACGGCCCTGGCCGTGGTGCGGGAAAAGGAGCTGGGCTCCATCGTGAACCTGTACGTCACTCCCGTGACCCGCATCGAGTTTCTGCTGGGCAAGCAACTGCCTTATGTGGTGCTGGCCATGCTGAACTTCTTTCTGATGTGTGCCATGGCGGTATTCGTGTTCGGCGTGCCCATGACCGGCAGCTTCCCCCTGCTCGTCATGGCCGCCCTGCTCTTCAGCGTCATTGCCACGGGCATGGGACTGCTGGCCTCTGCCGTCACCAGCAGCCAGATTGCCGCCATGTTCTTTGCCATGCTGGGCACCTTGATTCCAGCCACGCAGTTCTCGGGACTGACCGATCCGGTGTCCTCGCTCGAAGGCGCCGGTCGCTGGATTGGCGAGATCTACCCGGCCACCTATATGTTCGCCATCAGCCGCGGCGTCTTCAACAAGGCGCTGGGCCTGCACGACCTGGCACCGACCTTGCTGCCGCTGCTGATTGCCGTTCCCGTGATCATGGGCGTGGCCATCTGGGCTCTGCCCAAGCAAGAAAAATGA